In the Arthrobacter sp. Soc17.1.1.1 genome, GCTGGTGTCTGCCTCTCCGACGTCCACCTCATCGAGGGGCTGCTGAGGCCGATGCACCTCCGCGGCGACGAGGTCACCCTCGGCCACGAGGTCTCCGGCAGCGTGGATCTCCCGGGCGACGGCGTCGACGGCTGGGTGCCGGGCGACCGCGTCGTCCTGCAGGCGGGTTACGAGCACGGGGGCGTCACCCTCACCATGGGCGTCGACTACGACGGCGGCTGGGCCGAGTACGTCGTGGTCCCCGCCGGCGTGCTGGTGCCGCTGGGGGAGCACTTCCCCTATGATCAGGCCGCCATCATCCCCGACGCCGTCTCGACCCCCTGGGCCTCCATCGTGTCCACGGGGCGCGTGCGGCCGGCCGAGGCGGTCGGCGTCTGGGGCGTCGGCGGGCTCGGCGCGCACGGCGTGCAGCTGCTGCGCCTGGTGGGCGCCGCCCCGATCATCGCCGTCGACCCGCTGCCCGAGGCCCGCGAGCGGGCGCTCGCCTTCGGCGCCGACCTGGCGCTCGATCCGCGGGCCGACGACTTCGCCGCCTCCCTGGCCGCGGCGACCTCCGGGCGCGGGCTCGACGTCGCCTTCGACTTCGCGGGCGTCGACGCCGTCCGGTCGCAGGCCCTCGCCGGTCTCGGGCTGCAGGGCCGGCTGGTGCTCGTGGG is a window encoding:
- a CDS encoding zinc-binding dehydrogenase, whose product is MNETMLAGRLDVSTGSFEVKEVPVPTPGPGFVRVKVQAAGVCLSDVHLIEGLLRPMHLRGDEVTLGHEVSGSVDLPGDGVDGWVPGDRVVLQAGYEHGGVTLTMGVDYDGGWAEYVVVPAGVLVPLGEHFPYDQAAIIPDAVSTPWASIVSTGRVRPAEAVGVWGVGGLGAHGVQLLRLVGAAPIIAVDPLPEARERALAFGADLALDPRADDFAASLAAATSGRGLDVAFDFAGVDAVRSQALAGLGLQGRLVLVGLSGNPITISDSTAFSYTRKQVRGHYGSEAHHVPELVVLAELGRLDFARSISDTLPLRDAATAVERLERKEGNPIRLVLVP